GGGCGAATACGCCCGAGCGTGGGCGCGCACGGCACCCGGGTCGTAGGCGTTGGCGTCGAATTCGCGCATGACGCGGGCGAATTCGGCGACCACGGCGTCATCGTCGCCCGGCCGGAGCAACTCGCCTGTGACGCCGGGTCGCACGGTATCCAGTGCGCCGCCCGCCCCGACCGCGAGAACCGGTGTGCCGCAGGCCATGGCCTCCACGGGGACGATGCCGAAATCCTCCACGCCGGGCATGAGCAGGGCCCGGCACCGGCGATACATGTCCAGCAGCACGTCGTCGGGGGCCGCGCCGAGGAAGGTGGTCTCGGGACCGGCGAGCGCGGCGAGCTGGGCGCGAAAACGGCCGTCCCCCAGCACGATCAGCCGACAGCCCGCTCGCCGGGCGGCGCGGATCGCCAGATCGGGGCGCTTGTAGGGCACCAGCCGACCGGCGAACAGGAAGAAGTCCTCGCGCGGGATCGCCGGATCGGGGGAGAAGCGGTCGATCCGGACGGGCGGATTCACCACGGTGGCTGGCAACCCCCACCAGTCGCGGACGCGGGCGGCGACCGCCTGCGAATTGGCGACCACCCGGGTCAGGCGCGGCGCGGCCCGTGACTCCGCCCGCCGGGCAAGGCGGCCGAGCGCGGCGAGCGCGAATTGCCCGGCGCGGCCACCGGATTCGCGCGCCCGGAAATCGGGGTCCCACGCCCACCGCGCCGGACTGTGCACGTACGCGACGACGGGCAGGTCGGTGGCGAGCGCGGCCTGAGTGGCGAAGGCATGATGACTGACCACGACCGCATCGAACCGGCCGTCGAGCGGAAGCCGCCGCAGGGCCGCGGGAACGAACGGCAGCAGGGGAGCGTGTGAACGACGGCCGAGCACAGCGTGTACTCGGGTCAGCGGTGTGGTGTGAACGGCGTATCGGCCGTTGTAGTTCCTCACGATTCCGGCATGCTTGTGGCCGGAATCCCCTTCCACGACAGCGGCTTCCACCGCGGCGAGGCACCCGGGCGTGACAATGGGCGCGAAAACCCGTGCCCCCGGCCAGGTCTTGATGAACTCGGTCACAACTGCCTCGGAACCGCCGTACTCGGTGAATCGCTCGTGCACCACCGCGATTCGGGATGTAGTCATCGAATCACGCTCCGGCAGACGGAATCCGGCGCGGCGCGGCGCGGCGGCGTAGGGCCGGGGCCACCGGGCGGCCCCGCAGCAGGCCGTCGACGCCGTGCTCGAGAGCTTGCCGGTAGACCTGCGCCGCCGCCCGGCACGCTTCCACGGTCCGGTCGATATCGTCGTCGCTGTGCGCGGCGGAGGTCACGAACGACTGCCCGAGTACGCCGCGGTCCAGCAGTTCCTGGAGGAACAGCGTGCGGAATGCCTGGGACGGGCGGCCTTCCGGATCGCGGGTGACGAAGACCAGGCAGGACGGCCGTCCGGCCGCCCGCAGGCAGTCGGCGATGCCCAGCTCGGCGGCCATCTTGTTGACCCCGTCGGCCAGTCGCCGACCCGCCCGCTCCATTCGGGTGATGGGATCGGTGTCGGCGTAGGCGCGCACCACCGCGCGGAACGCCGCCAGCGACGCGGTCTCCGGGCCGTGCGTGGTCGACAGCAGAAACACCCGATCGCGATCGGTGCGCAGCCCGCCGAGCTCCATGAATTCGCGCCGCCCGGCCAGCGCTGAGATCGGGAACCCGTTGCCCATCGCCTTGCCCCAGCACGACAGGTCCGGCGTCACCCCGTACACCCGCTGCGCCCCGCCCGCCGACCAACGGAAGCCGGTGATCATCTCGTCGAACACCAGCAGCGCCCCCGACCGGTCGCACAGCGCGCGCACGCCGGGCAGAAAGCCCGGCTCGGGCTCGGTCATCGCCGTCGCCGCCTCCAGCACCACGCACGCGACCTCGTGGGTATTCAGCACGGCCGCCAGCGATTCCAGATCGTTGTAGGCGAAGTGCACGGTGGCGAGCAGCGGCGGGACCCCGGCGTTCATGGCGGTGGTGCCGATGAACCAGTCGTCGACGGAGAAGAACGGCTGATCGCAGACGGCCACCGTCTCGCGGCCGGTCGCCGCGCGGGCCACCCGCACCGCCGCCGTCGTGGCGTCGGAGCCGTTCTTGGCGAACTTCACCATGTCCGCGCCCGGGACCAGCCGCAGAAAGTCCTCGGCGGCAAGCAGTTCCAGTTCGGTGGGGCGGGAGAAGTTCACGCCGTCGGCGATCGCCCGCGTCACCGCCTCCAGCACCGGCGGGTAGGCGTGCCCGAGGGTCACCGACCGCAGGCCCATCCCGTATTCGACGTATTCGTTGCCGTCGCAGTCCCAGACGTGCGATCCCTTGCCGCGCACCAGGACCGGCGCCATGGCTTCCGGATACTGGTCGGGTCCGCGGGCGTAGGTGTGCGCGCCGCCCGGCACCAGGTCGTGCAGCCGTTGCTGAATCGCGTTGCTGCGCTCG
The Nocardia terpenica genome window above contains:
- a CDS encoding glycosyltransferase, producing MTTSRIAVVHERFTEYGGSEAVVTEFIKTWPGARVFAPIVTPGCLAAVEAAVVEGDSGHKHAGIVRNYNGRYAVHTTPLTRVHAVLGRRSHAPLLPFVPAALRRLPLDGRFDAVVVSHHAFATQAALATDLPVVAYVHSPARWAWDPDFRARESGGRAGQFALAALGRLARRAESRAAPRLTRVVANSQAVAARVRDWWGLPATVVNPPVRIDRFSPDPAIPREDFFLFAGRLVPYKRPDLAIRAARRAGCRLIVLGDGRFRAQLAALAGPETTFLGAAPDDVLLDMYRRCRALLMPGVEDFGIVPVEAMACGTPVLAVGAGGALDTVRPGVTGELLRPGDDDAVVAEFARVMREFDANAYDPGAVRAHARAYSPEAFRARMARIVTDALV
- a CDS encoding glutamate-1-semialdehyde 2,1-aminomutase, translated to MRNFERSNAIQQRLHDLVPGGAHTYARGPDQYPEAMAPVLVRGKGSHVWDCDGNEYVEYGMGLRSVTLGHAYPPVLEAVTRAIADGVNFSRPTELELLAAEDFLRLVPGADMVKFAKNGSDATTAAVRVARAATGRETVAVCDQPFFSVDDWFIGTTAMNAGVPPLLATVHFAYNDLESLAAVLNTHEVACVVLEAATAMTEPEPGFLPGVRALCDRSGALLVFDEMITGFRWSAGGAQRVYGVTPDLSCWGKAMGNGFPISALAGRREFMELGGLRTDRDRVFLLSTTHGPETASLAAFRAVVRAYADTDPITRMERAGRRLADGVNKMAAELGIADCLRAAGRPSCLVFVTRDPEGRPSQAFRTLFLQELLDRGVLGQSFVTSAAHSDDDIDRTVEACRAAAQVYRQALEHGVDGLLRGRPVAPALRRRAAPRRIPSAGA